CTCAGGGGCGCGCTTATCCCGGACTGGTGAATGCGCCGCGTCACTGGGTGCGCAGCAATCCGCAGGCCACGGAGATTGCATTTTTGATGCGTGACGAGCACGGTGTTGTTCAGCTCTGGCTGATTGCTGCGCAGGGGGGAGAGCCGCGTCAGCTTACCCATCATGCAACGGATATTCAGTCGGCGTTTAACTGGCATCCGTCGGGAAAATGGTTGGGGTATGTGCTGGAGAACAGAATTGCCTGCTGCGACGCGCACAGCGGAGATGTATGCTTCCTGACGTCGGAGCATGGTAATCCGCCTTCTGCGGATGCCGTTGTTTTCTCACCGGATGGGCGGCAAATTGCGTGGATGGAAGACGTACAGGGTTTCCGTCAGCTGTGGGTGACGGAAACCGGGCGTTAAATCAGGGCGTGGACATTTCTGCCGGGGGGATAACGGAGTTCGTTATCTGCGTTCTCTCCTCGCTTCTTTCGACGCGGGATCTGACAGAGTTATCTTTGCGGAAGAGATCCCATGGCAGGAGTAAGGTGTCCATCACGGCGGTGAACGGCATGTCGAGTATTGCCAGAGACTTTGTACCCCAGTTTGTATCACTCTCACTGATCATCGTAGCGCTGGCGCGTGTGCCAGGATAAGTCCCTTCCTTGCCGCCAGTATGTGACATTACGCTTGAGCAACCACCCAGTAAAACCATTCCGCCGCACATCACCAGCGGTAACAACACATTTTTTATCATGATTCATTCATCTGTTGATCAACGGTGTTTGCATGCTGAGTTATAGCGTTCCATTGCCTGGAATAATACCCTCAGCATGTCGCACTGTGGTGCTTATCGCACTTTAACGATCCGTGCTTCCCCCCAGTCTATGCCATAGACAGCAAACTGCAAAAAAAGTCCTCTTTAAGCGCTTGAAAAGTTCGTAT
This Citrobacter enshiensis DNA region includes the following protein-coding sequences:
- a CDS encoding YceK/YidQ family lipoprotein; translated protein: MIKNVLLPLVMCGGMVLLGGCSSVMSHTGGKEGTYPGTRASATMISESDTNWGTKSLAILDMPFTAVMDTLLLPWDLFRKDNSVRSRVERSEERTQITNSVIPPAEMSTP